Proteins from a genomic interval of Halopseudomonas litoralis:
- a CDS encoding YggS family pyridoxal phosphate-dependent enzyme, protein MSTIAENIANVRERISRAAHTVERDPQNITLMAVSKTRPASAIRDAWAAGLTHFGENYLQEALDKIAQLQDLPLTWHFIGPIQSNKTRAIAEHFDWVHSVDRLKIAQRLSAQRPPQLPPLNICLQVNISGEDSKSGVAVNALSQVARDIAALPNLRLRGLMAIPAPATDSAARRQPLQALREAMATLELPLDTLSMGMSDDLTEAVQEGATIVRIGSALFGARDYSTPHLEG, encoded by the coding sequence ATGTCCACGATAGCAGAGAATATTGCAAACGTTCGTGAACGCATTTCGCGTGCAGCGCACACTGTTGAGCGCGATCCGCAAAACATAACCCTCATGGCCGTGAGCAAAACCCGTCCGGCCAGTGCCATCCGTGATGCCTGGGCTGCCGGGCTCACCCATTTCGGCGAAAATTATCTGCAGGAAGCGCTGGACAAGATCGCGCAATTGCAGGATCTGCCGCTGACCTGGCACTTCATCGGTCCCATACAGTCGAACAAGACCCGCGCCATCGCCGAGCACTTCGACTGGGTGCACAGCGTTGACCGGCTGAAGATCGCCCAGCGCCTGTCCGCCCAGCGCCCGCCACAACTGCCGCCATTGAATATCTGCCTGCAGGTCAATATCAGTGGCGAGGACAGCAAGTCCGGTGTGGCGGTCAATGCATTGTCGCAAGTGGCGAGGGATATCGCTGCCCTGCCCAACCTGCGGCTGCGCGGACTGATGGCGATTCCCGCACCGGCCACGGACAGCGCCGCACGCCGGCAGCCACTGCAGGCATTGCGCGAAGCAATGGCGACGCTGGAACTGCCGCTGGATACTCTGTCCATGGGCATGAGCGATGACCTCACCGAAGCGGTGCAGGAAGGCGCCACCATCGTCCGTATCGGCAGCGCCCTGTTCGGCGCGCGTGACTACTCCACTCCCCATCTCGAAGGATAA
- a CDS encoding type IV pilus twitching motility protein PilT produces the protein MDITELLAFSAKQGASDLHLSAGLPPMIRVDGDVRRINVPALEHKQVHALIYDIMNDRQRKDFEEFLETDFSFEVPGVARFRVNAFNQNRGAGAVFRTIPSKVLTMEDLGMGDVFKRITDVPRGLVLVTGPTGSGKSTTLAAMLDYLNCNKYQHILTIEDPIEFVHESKKCLVNQREVHRDTHGFSEALRSALREDPDIILVGELRDLETIRLALTAAETGHLVFGTLHTTSAAKTIDRVVDVFPGEEKAMVRSMLSESLQAVISQTLLKKIGGGRVAAHEIMIGTPAIRNLIREDKVAQMYSAIQTGGNIGMQTLDMCLKGLVTRGLVTREAAREKAKIGESL, from the coding sequence ATGGATATAACCGAGCTGTTAGCCTTCAGCGCCAAGCAGGGCGCGTCGGACTTGCACCTGTCGGCCGGACTGCCGCCCATGATTCGAGTGGATGGCGATGTGCGCCGGATCAACGTACCGGCACTGGAACACAAGCAGGTTCACGCGCTGATCTACGACATCATGAACGATAGACAGCGTAAGGATTTCGAGGAATTCCTCGAGACCGATTTCTCCTTCGAGGTACCCGGCGTCGCCCGTTTCCGGGTCAACGCCTTCAACCAGAACCGCGGTGCCGGTGCGGTATTCCGAACCATTCCTTCCAAGGTGCTGACCATGGAAGACCTGGGCATGGGCGACGTATTCAAGCGGATCACCGATGTGCCCCGCGGGCTGGTACTGGTCACCGGGCCGACCGGCTCCGGCAAGTCCACCACGCTGGCGGCGATGCTCGATTACCTCAATTGCAACAAGTACCAGCACATCCTCACTATCGAGGACCCGATCGAATTCGTTCACGAGTCGAAGAAGTGCCTGGTCAACCAGCGTGAAGTGCACCGCGACACCCACGGCTTCTCCGAAGCCCTGCGCTCGGCACTGCGGGAAGATCCGGACATCATTCTGGTAGGTGAGCTGCGTGACCTGGAAACCATCCGCCTGGCGTTGACCGCTGCGGAGACCGGTCACCTGGTATTCGGCACCCTGCACACCACCTCTGCGGCCAAGACCATCGACCGGGTGGTTGATGTTTTTCCCGGCGAAGAGAAGGCCATGGTCCGCTCGATGCTGTCCGAGTCCCTGCAGGCGGTCATCTCCCAGACACTGTTGAAGAAGATCGGTGGTGGCCGGGTGGCGGCGCACGAAATCATGATAGGCACGCCGGCAATCCGCAACCTGATCCGTGAGGACAAGGTGGCGCAGATGTATTCGGCGATCCAGACCGGCGGCAATATTGGAATGCAGACGCTGGATATGTGTCTCAAGGGCTTGGTAACGCGCGGTCTGGTGACCCGAGAAGCCGCACGTGAGAAAGCCAAGATAGGCGAAAGCCTCTGA
- a CDS encoding PilT/PilU family type 4a pilus ATPase: MEFEKLLRLMVEKGASDLFITAGVAPSMKVHGKILPVTKTPLSPEQTRETVLGVMSEAQRREFAEKKECNFAISARGIGRFRVSAFYQRNLVGMVLRRIEVNIPTMEELRLPEILKQLAMTKRGLVIFVGATGTGKSTSLASMIGYRNKNSSGHIISIEDPIEFIHQHQNCIVTQREVGIDTDTFEIALKNTLRQAPDVILIGEVRTRETMDHAVAFAETGHLCLATLHANNANQALDRIIHFFPTEMHQQVWMDLSLNLKAIVAQQLIPTPDGKGRRAAIEVLLNTPLAADMIRKGEVHELKPLMARSNEVGMQTFDQALYKLYSQGEITYEDALAHADSANDLRLLIKLGSETDGKHLMGAEDSLSIQSYEEDQFRR, encoded by the coding sequence ATGGAGTTCGAAAAACTGCTGCGACTGATGGTCGAGAAGGGCGCTTCCGACCTGTTCATCACCGCCGGCGTTGCGCCGAGCATGAAGGTGCACGGCAAGATTCTGCCGGTGACCAAAACGCCGCTGTCCCCCGAACAGACCCGGGAAACCGTGCTGGGCGTGATGTCCGAGGCCCAGCGCCGCGAGTTCGCCGAGAAGAAGGAATGCAACTTCGCCATCAGCGCGCGAGGTATCGGTCGCTTCCGCGTCAGCGCCTTCTATCAGCGCAATCTGGTGGGCATGGTGCTGCGCCGCATCGAAGTGAACATCCCGACCATGGAAGAGCTGCGCCTGCCGGAGATTCTCAAGCAACTGGCGATGACCAAGCGTGGTCTGGTGATCTTCGTCGGCGCCACCGGCACCGGCAAGTCGACCTCGCTGGCATCGATGATCGGCTACCGCAACAAGAACTCCAGCGGCCACATCATTTCCATCGAAGATCCGATCGAGTTCATTCATCAGCACCAGAACTGCATCGTCACCCAGCGTGAAGTCGGTATCGATACCGATACCTTCGAAATTGCCTTGAAGAACACCCTGCGCCAGGCTCCGGACGTGATCCTTATCGGTGAGGTGCGAACCCGCGAGACCATGGACCACGCGGTGGCTTTTGCCGAAACCGGGCATCTGTGTCTGGCCACGCTGCACGCCAACAACGCCAACCAGGCGCTGGATCGTATCATCCATTTCTTCCCCACTGAAATGCATCAGCAGGTGTGGATGGACCTGTCACTCAACCTCAAGGCGATTGTCGCCCAGCAATTGATTCCGACCCCGGACGGCAAAGGCCGCCGCGCCGCCATCGAAGTGCTGTTGAATACGCCGCTTGCCGCCGACATGATCCGCAAGGGCGAGGTGCATGAGCTCAAGCCACTGATGGCGCGTTCCAATGAAGTGGGCATGCAGACCTTCGACCAGGCGCTGTACAAGTTGTACAGCCAGGGCGAAATCACCTATGAGGATGCACTGGCCCATGCCGATTCAGCCAACGATCTGCGCCTGCTGATCAAGCTGGGATCGGAGACCGATGGCAAGCATCTGATGGGGGCAGAGGACTCGTTATCCATCCAGAGTTATGAAGAGGATCAGTTCCGACGCTGA